A genomic stretch from Falco naumanni isolate bFalNau1 chromosome 4, bFalNau1.pat, whole genome shotgun sequence includes:
- the ABCA7 gene encoding phospholipid-transporting ATPase ABCA7 isoform X4, which produces MAVGTQLGLLLWKNFTYRRRQRIQLVIELLWPLFLFFILISVRQSHPPFKQHECHFPNKALPSAGTLPWLQGIICNANNPCFRHPTAGEAPGVVGNFDSSILSRLLTEARQVLVHTDGQRLLRSFTRLLPTLRRLRGSGSQWRVLPVRGYLRENETFSRFLRTNTSLPPALVDELMAAQLSPRILSLAGTRLPLKAVVCNASELGGFLVGGDAASTQRLQRGLCALSGPQLRAMEGSFLSQLDLPRLLAEELSSDVGGITGTVEALGTFLRDAASLMDKVSSMTSLAELQQELRAVMATNATATGSGAFGALSRIACGHPEGGGLRVPSLNWYEDNDVKAFLDRNSSEQRATAPGNTSSPFCRELLRSLESSPLSQILWRGIKPLFMGKILYTPPGPGPDSVMAEVNRTFQELAVLGEVGGAWRELGPRIYTFLNSSLEMQVLQDLLLAPGTAQLLDGFLNSTSWKLPDLAGFLGGPSGGPGVTWRQVYADVDMVLSTLSQFMECVCLDKIEVVATEEQLVARALELLGERQFWAAVVFQPPTNATTPTLPPHVRYKIRMDIDDVTRTNKIKDRFWDPGPAADPFSDLRYVWGGFVYVQDLVEQAVVRVQTGATPRMGVYIQQMPYPCYVDDVFLRVLNRSLPLFMTLAWIYSVAMIIKGVVHEKEMRLKETMKTMGLSSGILWLSWFLSSFIPFLLSSALLVLILKLGNILPYSDPAVIFLFLGTFSVATISQCFLISTFFPRANLASACGGIIYFSFYLPYVLCVAWRDHITFPLRVLVSLLSPVAFGFGCEYFSLYEEQGVGIQWHNLGASPVPGDPYNFATAMGLLLLDAGLYGLATWYLEGVFPGQYGIPKPWNFPFLKSYWLGEPSSAMYPPYPASPLTAPQVLVEEPPAQLQPGVSIRNLVKIYRNSSHVAVNGLSLDFYEGQITSFLGHNGAGKTTTMSILTGLLPPTSGTAYILGWDIRSDIDSIRKTMGMCPQHNVLFDILTVEEHVWFYGRLKGLSEERVKAEMEQLIQDTGLPHKRQEQTRNLSGGMQRKLSVAIAFVGGSRVVILDEPTAGVDPYSRRSIWELLLKYRKGRTIILSTHYMDEAELLGDRTAIISQGRLCCCGSPLFLKARLGTGYHLTLVKQEQVGMSGGSTGTVPGTTKKDGSDSEHSSDTGLGSEQGSKASAVDVAQLSALIQRLVPGSRLEEDIGHEVLFVLPYSGAKDGAFGDLFRELDTRLGELGISSYGISDTTLEEIFLKVAQDTGLDADTAGAGRGAAPSEGRDVEAADGELAQGIRRAEEPQETDLLRGGPGQAGHRVRGWALTRQQLCALFIKRMLHARRSTRGFFAQIVLPAVFVCIALLFSLIVPPFGKYPPLPLQPWMYGQQFTFFSNDAPGDPDTARLLGALLAEPGFGTKCMKDAGEVMGPCPPASHPDGFSAPPAPPALLEALRRGNWTQAEPSPPCQCSGPGAHRMLPDCPEGAGGLPPPQVRRGTGDILQNLTGRNISDYLVKTYPQIIRQELRNKKWVNEQRYGGFSLGAGGSQALPSAAEVDEVVLELRALFNITPGSNLDRLLGNLSRFIEGLDTRRNIKVWFNNKGWHAMVSFLNVASNGLLRARLPTGTDPALYGITATNHPLNLTKEQLSEAALMATSVDVLVSICVIFAMSFVPASFVLFLIEERVSKAKHLQFVSGMKPVTYWLGNFAWDMCNYLVPALLVILIFLCFQQESYVSSANLPSLVLLLLLYGWSITPLMYPASFLFSIPSTAYVALTCINLFIGINGSVATFVLELFVDQNLNNINRILKKVFLIFPHFCLGRGLIDMVKNQAMADAFERFGDRRFVSPLSWDLAGKNMFAMAIEGIIFFLFTLLLQYRFFLRLGPRGLQLPSLGEEDQDVARERARVGNTPPHSHLLLLKDLTKVYRRRKAPAVDRLCVAIPPGECFGLLGVNGAGKTSTFKMLTGDTEVTLGEAWLKGHRWLSGALPRWGWSHTPTGRRASTAGATSASSPQP; this is translated from the exons ATGGCCGTGGGcacccagctggggctgctgctctggaagaACTTCACCTACCGCCGGCGGCAGCGG ATCCAGCTGGTCATCGAGCTCCTGTGGCcgctcttcctcttcttcatctTGATCTCGGTGCGGCAATCCCACCCGCCCTTCAAGCAGCATGAGT GCCACTTCCCTAACAAGGCACTGCCCTCGGCCGGgaccctgccctggctccagGGCATCATCTGCAACGCCAACAACCCCTGCTTTCGGCACCCGACAGCGGGAGAGGCCCCCGGCGTGGTGGGCAACTTCGACAGCTCCAT CCTCTCCCGCCTGCTGACTGAAGCCCGGCAGGTCCTGGTCCACACCGATGGGCAGCGGCTCCTGCGCAGCTTCACCcggctgctgcccaccctgcgTCGGCTCCGGGGGAGCGGGAGTCAGTGGAGGG TCCTGCCGGTGAGGGGCTACCTGCGAGAGAACGAGACCTTCTCACGGTTCCTCCGGACCAACACGTCTCTGCCCCCAGCGCTGGTGGACGAGCTGATGGCGGCTCAGCTCAGCCCCCGCATA CTCTCCTTGGCCGGCACCCGCCTCCCGCTGAAGGCCGTGGTCTGCAACGCCTCGGAGCTGGGGGGCTTCCTGGTGGGGGGTGACGCCGCCTCCACCCAGCGCCTGCAGCGAGGGCTCTGCGCCCTGTCCGGCCCCCAGCTCCGTGCCATGGAGGgctccttcctctcccagctCGACCTTCCCCGGCTCCTGGCG GAAGAGCTAAGCTCGGACGTGGGTGGCATCACCGGCACCGTGGAAGCCTTGGGTACCTTCCTGCGGGATGCAGCATCCCTGATGGATAAG gTCTCCTCCATGACCAGCCTTGCcgagctgcagcaggagctcaggGCGGTGATGGCTACCAATGCCACCGCCACCGGCTCAGGCGCCTTTGGGGCCCTGTCACGCATTGCCTGTGGGCACCCCGAGGGCGGGGGGCTCAGGGTCCCCTCCCTCAACTGGTACGAGGACAACGATGTCAAAGCCTTCCTGGACCGCAACAGCTCGGAGCAGAGAGCCACTGCCCCAGGCAACACCAGCA GTCCCTTCTGCCGAGAGCTGCTCCGCAGCCTGGAATCCAGCCCCCTTTCGCAGATCCTCTGGCGGGGGATCAAGCCCCTCTTCATGGGGAAGATCCTGTACACGCcacccggccccggccccgacAGCGTCATGGCCGAG GTGAATCGGACGTtccaggagctggcagtgctgggggaggtggggggtgcCTGGCGGGAGCTGGGACCCCGCATCTACACCTTCCTCAACAGCAGCCTGGAGATGCAGGTCCTGCAG gacctgctgctggccccggGCACGGCCCAGCTCCTGGATGGGTTCCTCAACAGCACCTCCTGGAAGCTGCCAGATCTGGCTGGGTTCCTGGGGGGGCCGTCAGGGGGGCCGGGGGTCACCTGGCGCCAGGTGTACGCCGACGTTGACATGGTCCTGAGCACGCTATCACAGTTCATGGAG tgcGTCTGCCTGGACAAGATCGAGGTGGTGGCCACCGAGGAGCAGCTGGTGGCCCGggccctggagctgctgggtgagCGGCAGTTCTGGGCAGCTGTGGTCTTCCAGCCCCCCACGAATGCCACAACCCCCACGCTGCCCCCCCACGTCCGCTACAAGATCCGCATGGACATCGACGACGTCACAAGGACCAACAAGATCAAGGACAG GTTTTGGGACCCGGGTCCCGCAGCTGACCCCTTCAGCGACCTGCGCTACGTGTGGGGGGGGTTTGTCTACGTGCAGGACCTGGTGGAGCAGGCGGTGGTGCGGGTGCAGACCGGGGCCACCCCACGGATGGGGGTCTACATCCAGCAAATGCCCTACCCCTGCTACGTGGATGACGT GTTCCTGCGGGTCCTGAACCGCTCACTGCCCCTCTTCATGACACTGGCCTGGATCTACTCAGTGGCCATGATCATCAAGGGAGTGGTGCACGAGAAGGAGATGCGTCTGAAGGAGACCATGAAGACCATGGGGCTGAGCAGTGGGATCCTCTGGCTCAGCTGGTTCCTCAGCAGCTtcatccccttcctcctcagctCTGCCCTCCTTGTCCTCATCCTCAAG CTGGGAAACATCCTGCCCTACAGCGACCCGGCcgtcatcttcctcttcctcgGCACCTTCTCGGTGGCCACCATCAGCCAGTGTTTCCTCATCAGCACCTTCTTCCCCCGCGCCAACCTGGCCTCCGCTTGCGGCGGCATCATCTACTTCTCCTTCTACCTGCCCTACGTGCTGTGCGTTGCCTGGCGCGACCACATCACCTTCCCACTCCGTGTCCTCGTG AGCTTGCTGTCACCAGTGGCCTTCGGCTTCGGCTGCGAGTACTTCTCCCTCTACGaggagcagggggtgggcaTCCAGTGGCACAACCTGGGGGCCAGCCCCGTGCCAGGAGACCCCTACAACTTCGCCACGGCCATGGGGCTACTGCTGCTGGATGCTGGTCTCTATGGCCTGGCCACCTGGTACCTCGAGGGTGTCTTCCCAG GTCAGTACGGGATCCCCAAGCCCTGGAATTTCCCCTTCCTGAAGAGTTACTGGCTTGGAGAGCCATCTTCAGCCATGTACCCCCCATATCCTGCAAGCCCCCTCACTGCACCCCAAG TGCTGGTGGAGGAGCcacctgcccagctccagcccggAGTCTCCATCCGCAACCTGGTGAAGATCTACCGCAACAGCAGCCACGTGGCCGTCAACGGGCTGAGCCTGGACTTCTACGAGGGGCAGATCACCTCCTTCCTGGGCCACAACGGGGCTGGCAAGACCACCACCAT GTCCATCCTGACCGGTctgctgccccccacctccGGCACTGCCTATATCCTGGGCTGGGACATCCGCTCCGATATCGACAGCATCCGCAAGACCATGGGGATGTGTCCCCAGCACAACGTCCTCTTTGACAT cctgacCGTGGAGGAGCACGTCTGGTTCTACGGGCGGCTGAAGGGGCTGTCGGAGGAGCGGGTGAAGGCTGAGATGGAGCAGCTGATCCAGGACACGGGGCTGCCCCACAAGCGCCAGGAGCAGACCAGGAACCTCTCAG gagggatgcagcGGAAGCTCTCGGTGGCCATCGCCTTCGTGGGTGGCTCTCGGGTGGTCATCCTGGATGAGCCCACAGCCGGTGTCGATCCCTACTCCCGCCGCAGCATCTGGGAACTGCTGCTCAAGTACCGCAAAG GTCGCACCATCATCCTGTCCACCCACTACATGGATGAGGCGGAGCTGCTGGGGGACCGCACCGCCATCATCTCGCAGGGCCGGCTCTGCTGCTGCGGGTCCCCGCTCTTcctcaaggccaggctgggcacTGGCTACCACCTCACCCTGGTGAAGCAGGAGCAGGTTGGGATGAGCGGCGGTAGCACCGGCACCGTCCCCGGCACCACCAAAAAG GATGGCAGCGACTCGGAGCACAGCAGCGACACGGGCCTGGGCAGCGAGCAGGGCAGCAAGGCCAGCGCCGTGG ATGTGGCCCAGCTGTCGGCGCTGATCCAGAGGCTGGTGCCCGGCTCCCGGTTGGAGGAGGACATCGGGCACGAGGTGCTCTTCGTCCTGCCCTATAGCGGGGCCAAGGACGGAGCCTTTGGGGACCTGTTCCGCGAGCTGGACACCCGCCTGGGGGAACTGGGCATCTCCAGCTACGGCATCTCCGACACCACCCTGGAAGAG ATCTTTCTGAAGGTGGCCCAGGACACAGGGCTGGATGCTGACACAGCAG GcgctgggagaggagcagccccCAGTGAGGGGAGGGATGTGGAGGCGGCCGACGGGGAGCTGG CCCAAGGAATCCGGCGAG CAGAGGAGCCCCAGGAGACGGACCTGCTGCGCGGGGGTCCTGGGCAGGCCGGCCACAGGGTGAGGGGCTGGGCGCTCACCCGCCAGCAGCTCTGCGCCCTCTTCATCAAGAGGATGCTCCATGCCCGCCGCAGCACCCGGGGCTTCTTCGCCCAG atCGTCCTGCCTGCTGTCTTCGTCTGCATCGCGCTGCTCTTCAGCCTCATTGTGCCGCCCTTTGGGAAGTACCCACcgctgcccctccagccctggatGTACGGGCAGCAGTTCACCTTCTTCAG CAATGATGCCCCTGGGGACCCTGACACCGCTCGGCTCCTGGGCGCGCTCCTGGCTGAGCCGGGCTTCGGCACCAAGTGCATGAAGGATGCTGGGGAGGT GATGGGGCCGTGCCCACCAGCTTCCCACCCCGACGGTTTCTCAGcgcccccagcacccccggcTCTGCTGGAAGCGCTGCGGCGTGGGAACTGGACGCAGGCTGAGCCGTCCCCCCCCTGCCAGTGCAGCGGGCCGGGGGCCCACAGGATGCTGCCCGACTGCCccgagggggccggggggctcccaccaccccag GTGCGAAGGGGCACGGGTGACATCCTGCAGAACCTGACGGGCAGGAACATCTCCGACTACCTGGTGAAGACCTACCCCCAGATCATCCGCCAGGA GCTGAGGAACAAGAAGTGGGTGAACGAGCAGAg GTACGGTGGCTTTTctctgggtgctggtggctcCCAGGCCCTGCCATCAGCGGCGGAGGTGGATGAGGTGGTGCTGGAGCTGCGGGCACTGTTTAACATCACGCCG GGCAGCAACTTGGACCGGCTCCTGGGCAACCTCAGCCGCTTCATCGAGGGCTTGGACACTCGCCGGAACATCAAG GTCTGGTTCAACAACAAGGGTTGGCACGCCATGGTCTCCTTCCTCAATGTGGCCAGCAACGGGCTGCTGCGCGCCCGGCTGCCCACTGGGACCGACCCCGCGCTCTACGGCATCACGGCCACCAACCACCCCCTCAACCTCACCAAGGAGCAGCTCTCGGAGGCTGCCCT GATGGCCACCTCGGTGGATGTGCTGGTCTCCATCTGCGTGATCTTCGCCATGTCCTTCGTCCCGGCCAGCTTCGTGCTCTTCCTCATCGAGGAGCGGGTCAGCAAAGCCAAGCACCTGCAGTTCGTCAGCGGGATGAAGCCTGTCACTTACTGGCTGGGCAACTTCGCCTGGGATATG TGCAACTACCTGGTCCCTGCGCTGCTGGTCAtcctcatcttcctctgcttccagcAGGAATCCTACGTCTCCTCTGCCAACCTGccttccctggtgctgctgctgctgctctacGG CTGGTCCATCACCCCCCTGATGTACCCAGcctccttcctcttcagcaTCCCCAGCACCGCCTACGTGGCCCTGACGTGCATCAACCTCTTCATCGGCATCAACGGCAGCGTGGCCACCTTCGTGCTGGAGCTCTTTGTGGACCAG AACCTCAACAACATCAATCGCATCCTGAAGAAGGTTTTCCTCATCTTCCCCCACTTCTGCTTGGGCCGAGGACTCATTGACATGGTGAAGAACCAGGCAATGGCTGATGCTTTTGAGAGGTTCG GGGACAGGCGCTTCGTGTCCCCCCTGTCCTGGGATCTGGCAGGGAAGAACATGTTTGCCATGGCCATTGAGGGcatcatcttcttcctcttcacccTCCTGCTGCAATACCGCTTCTTCCTGCGGCTCGG GCCACGGGGTCTGCAGCTGCCCTCCCTGGGGGAGGAGGACCAGGATGTGGCCAGGGAGCGGGCGAGGGTGGGCAACACCCCCCCGCACAgccacctcctgctgctgaaggaccTGACCAAG GTGTACCGGCGCAGGAAGGCTCCGGCAGTGGACCGGCTCTGCGTGGCCATCCCCCCgggggag TGCTTCGGCCTCCTGGGGGTGAATGGCGCCGGGAAGACCTCCACCTTCAAGATGCTGACGGGGGACACAGAGGTGACGCTGGGGGAGGCCTGGCTGAAAGGGCACAG GTGGCTCAGTGGGGCATTGCCAAGATGGGGCTGGAGCCACACGCCGACCGGCCGGCGGGCAAGTACAGCGGGGGCAACAAGCGCAAGCTCTCCACAGCCATAG